One Lysinibacillus sp. OF-1 DNA segment encodes these proteins:
- a CDS encoding DUF951 domain-containing protein: MEAKKFGLNDIVEMKKQHPCGTNKWKIIRMGADVRIKCEGCQHSVMIPRRDFEKKMKKVLISANEA, encoded by the coding sequence ATGGAAGCGAAAAAATTTGGTTTAAATGATATTGTTGAAATGAAAAAACAACATCCATGTGGTACTAATAAATGGAAAATCATTCGTATGGGGGCAGACGTACGTATCAAATGCGAAGGATGTCAGCATAGTGTAATGATTCCACGCCGTGACTTTGAGAAAAAAATGAAAAAGGTTTTAATTTCTGCTAATGAGGCGTAA
- the yyaC gene encoding spore protease YyaC, with protein MNTIPNLLLPYSLHHESKNAVWQLSTLFLEHIPFHHERLIFCCIGSDRCTGDTLGPLTGSFLKKSVSFPYEIVGSLEDPLHALNLDSTMQQLHNHTTKPFIIAIDACLGSEQNVGHISVQSGPIFPGKAVKKELPPIGDISVKGIVNIGGFMEMLVLQNTRLHISYAMAEKLSRALLLASHRYSLKSVEDSHHNTNNDDTWQQVSSFDLS; from the coding sequence ATGAATACTATACCAAATTTGTTACTACCTTATTCCCTTCATCACGAGAGTAAAAATGCCGTTTGGCAATTAAGTACATTATTTTTAGAACATATACCGTTTCATCATGAACGACTAATTTTTTGTTGTATTGGCAGTGACCGTTGTACGGGCGATACACTTGGGCCATTAACAGGTAGCTTTTTAAAAAAATCTGTCAGCTTTCCCTATGAAATTGTAGGTTCTTTAGAAGATCCTTTACATGCTCTAAATCTTGATTCTACAATGCAACAGCTACACAATCATACTACAAAACCTTTCATTATTGCGATTGATGCCTGTCTAGGCAGTGAACAAAATGTTGGTCATATTTCAGTGCAAAGCGGCCCCATCTTCCCTGGCAAGGCTGTAAAAAAAGAATTACCCCCAATCGGAGACATTTCCGTTAAAGGAATCGTCAATATTGGAGGCTTTATGGAAATGCTCGTTTTACAAAATACAAGACTTCATATTTCTTATGCTATGGCTGAAAAACTTTCAAGAGCTTTATTATTGGCTTCCCATCGCTATTCATTGAAAAGTGTAGAAGATAGCCACCATAATACCAACAATGACGATACCTGGCAGCAAGTTAGCAGCTTTGATCTTAGCTAA
- a CDS encoding DUF3267 domain-containing protein, whose amino-acid sequence MLTNNKEPIVIELDLKKLMIDNFVITSGLVILFTAIQYICFKDFHFSVWNMVSGTALFVALYIIFIILHEVFHLIGFMFFGKVPFKALKYGINLELGIAYATTEQPLFNHAMKKALLLPFWTTGILPTIVGFYLNSTVLILIGAFLIAGAVGDFAMYKELRKYPRDALIRDDPKLPKLYVYLPLEKDSSLK is encoded by the coding sequence ATGCTAACTAATAATAAAGAGCCTATTGTTATCGAATTAGATTTAAAGAAATTAATGATCGACAATTTTGTGATCACTAGTGGTCTTGTCATATTATTTACAGCTATTCAATATATTTGCTTTAAAGATTTTCATTTTTCTGTTTGGAACATGGTTAGTGGCACAGCACTGTTCGTGGCGTTGTATATTATTTTTATTATCCTACATGAGGTTTTTCATTTAATTGGCTTTATGTTTTTTGGCAAAGTGCCCTTTAAGGCTTTAAAATACGGCATCAATTTAGAGCTTGGCATTGCCTATGCGACGACTGAACAGCCTCTTTTCAATCATGCTATGAAAAAGGCTCTATTACTGCCATTCTGGACAACCGGCATCCTTCCAACCATTGTTGGGTTTTATCTCAATAGTACGGTTTTGATCCTGATTGGAGCTTTTTTAATAGCAGGAGCAGTAGGTGATTTTGCCATGTATAAAGAATTACGAAAATATCCAAGAGATGCTTTGATACGGGATGATCCCAAATTGCCGAAACTTTATGTCTATCTACCACTGGAAAAGGATAGCTCACTAAAGTAA
- the rpsF gene encoding 30S ribosomal protein S6, giving the protein MRKYELMYIVRPNIEDEAKKALVERFNEILTSNGAEVIESKEWGKRRLAYEIKDFREGYYQIVKVNASSDAINEYTRLANISEDIIRHIAVRQEA; this is encoded by the coding sequence ATGAGAAAATACGAATTAATGTACATCGTACGTCCGAACATTGAAGACGAAGCGAAGAAAGCTTTAGTTGAACGTTTCAACGAAATCTTAACTTCTAACGGTGCAGAAGTCATCGAATCAAAAGAGTGGGGCAAACGCCGCTTAGCTTATGAAATTAAAGACTTCCGCGAAGGTTACTACCAAATCGTAAAAGTAAACGCTTCTTCAGATGCAATCAACGAATATACACGTCTTGCTAACATCAGCGAAGACATCATTCGCCACATTGCAGTTCGCCAAGAAGCTTAA
- a CDS encoding acyl-CoA dehydrogenase — protein sequence MNALQIKERGLEFEQLGMLPQDVLDFIYEQQLFKLFTSKELGGKDLDLVEGVKVFQQMSALDGNVGWLITIGTGGNAFIPTFNQDICEKIYMPKEAVIAGSGYPTGIAVKTDGGYYITGQWKYCSGSNYASTFTMNCYIEENGVKTEKIISCSVNPQDVEILNDWCAMGLKATASHTIRVNNVWVPQEATFQLGTIRNNYGDSVHNFPFTTFAEASFLSVCLGITENFLEEATVLMKQRNHDRSWAEHIGSLQFLLMQQQKRYKQYEEQFYTTLSKYWELHQRGDQLSEEDLSQFTQMSKDIAAACLEIANNLIRSLGMDAITETSTINRIWRNLYTAAQHGFLTP from the coding sequence ATGAATGCTTTGCAAATTAAGGAACGTGGTTTAGAGTTTGAGCAACTGGGGATGCTACCACAGGACGTCTTAGATTTTATTTATGAGCAACAATTATTTAAATTGTTCACGTCAAAAGAATTAGGTGGTAAGGATTTAGATTTAGTAGAGGGTGTAAAAGTATTTCAGCAAATGTCTGCACTTGATGGTAATGTCGGCTGGCTAATTACTATTGGTACAGGTGGAAATGCATTTATCCCAACATTCAACCAGGATATTTGTGAGAAAATCTATATGCCTAAAGAAGCAGTCATAGCAGGCAGTGGTTATCCAACGGGAATAGCAGTAAAAACAGATGGAGGCTACTACATAACGGGGCAGTGGAAGTATTGTAGTGGCTCTAACTATGCGTCAACATTTACAATGAACTGCTATATTGAAGAAAATGGTGTCAAAACAGAAAAAATTATTAGCTGCTCAGTGAACCCGCAAGATGTTGAAATTTTGAACGATTGGTGTGCCATGGGCTTGAAGGCAACAGCAAGTCATACAATCCGTGTGAACAATGTTTGGGTACCACAGGAAGCTACTTTTCAATTAGGTACAATCAGAAATAATTATGGCGATTCAGTACATAACTTTCCATTTACCACTTTTGCGGAAGCTTCCTTTTTAAGTGTTTGTCTTGGGATAACAGAGAATTTTTTAGAAGAAGCAACCGTTTTAATGAAGCAACGAAATCATGATAGAAGCTGGGCTGAGCATATTGGATCCCTTCAGTTTTTATTAATGCAACAGCAGAAACGTTACAAGCAATACGAGGAACAATTCTATACAACATTATCTAAATATTGGGAATTACATCAACGTGGTGATCAATTATCCGAAGAGGACTTATCACAATTTACACAAATGAGTAAGGATATTGCTGCAGCTTGCCTAGAGATAGCGAATAATTTAATACGCAGTCTTGGTATGGATGCTATTACAGAAACATCCACTATTAATCGTATTTGGAGAAATTTATACACAGCGGCCCAGCACGGATTTTTAACGCCTTAA
- the ssb gene encoding single-stranded DNA-binding protein: MINRVVLVGRLTKDPELRYTPNGIASTRFTVAVNRAFSNQQGEREADFISCVAWRKQAENLANFMRKGSLIGVEGRIQTGSYEGQDGKRVYTTDVVADSVQFLEPRNGSGAPAPQYGGGQTYGNNQPSYGGGQPQQQFGGGAMPGQGSYGGDAYQQNQPPMNQPNYTRVDEDPFANSKGPIEVSEDDLPF, translated from the coding sequence ATGATAAACCGTGTCGTATTAGTCGGAAGACTAACAAAAGATCCTGAGCTACGTTATACACCAAATGGAATTGCGTCTACAAGATTTACAGTTGCTGTAAACCGTGCATTCTCAAATCAACAAGGTGAACGCGAAGCTGATTTCATTAGCTGTGTTGCATGGCGAAAACAGGCTGAAAACCTAGCGAACTTCATGCGAAAAGGAAGTTTAATTGGGGTAGAGGGCCGTATTCAAACAGGCAGTTATGAAGGACAAGACGGTAAGCGAGTATACACAACAGATGTCGTGGCAGATAGCGTACAGTTTTTAGAACCCCGTAATGGTAGCGGTGCACCTGCTCCTCAATACGGTGGTGGACAAACTTACGGTAATAACCAACCGTCATATGGCGGTGGTCAACCACAACAACAGTTTGGTGGCGGCGCAATGCCAGGACAGGGTTCCTATGGCGGCGATGCTTATCAGCAAAATCAACCACCTATGAATCAGCCGAATTATACACGTGTAGATGAGGACCCATTTGCGAATAGCAAAGGGCCAATAGAAGTATCTGAGGATGATCTTCCATTCTAA
- the rpsR gene encoding 30S ribosomal protein S18: MAPRRGGRKRRKVCYFTSNNITHIDYKDVDLLKKFISERGKILPRRVTGTSAKYQRKLTSAIKVSRIMGLLPFVAEDK; encoded by the coding sequence ATGGCACCACGTCGCGGAGGCCGCAAACGCCGTAAAGTTTGCTACTTCACTTCAAACAATATTACGCACATCGACTACAAAGATGTAGATTTATTAAAAAAATTCATCTCTGAGCGCGGTAAAATTTTACCACGTCGCGTAACTGGCACAAGTGCAAAGTACCAACGTAAATTAACTTCAGCTATTAAAGTATCTCGTATCATGGGATTACTTCCATTCGTAGCAGAAGACAAATAA
- a CDS encoding DUF554 domain-containing protein translates to MVLLGALINAVLIVAGALVGRIFKNIPESMKSTVLSIIGLAVTLLGIKMGFESDNFIILVVSLVVGTVIGEWLDLDRQMNRLGKWVESLFRTKRNDQNQISIAEGFVTASLIFVVGSMAVIGALDSGLRNDHNVLITKGLIDGFTSIILASTLGIGVLLSAVPVFVYQGLIALFAGVISSFIPDAALQMYITEMTAVGGVMIMAIGLNIAGLAKIKAANLLPGIVIVGIMVAIFYTFQ, encoded by the coding sequence GTGGTATTACTAGGGGCATTGATTAATGCTGTGCTAATAGTAGCAGGTGCATTAGTAGGGCGCATTTTTAAAAATATTCCTGAATCTATGAAATCTACTGTACTATCTATTATTGGCTTAGCAGTCACATTATTAGGGATAAAAATGGGCTTTGAAAGTGATAATTTTATTATATTAGTAGTAAGTTTAGTAGTAGGTACTGTAATAGGTGAGTGGTTAGATTTAGATAGACAAATGAATCGTCTAGGGAAATGGGTAGAGAGTTTATTTCGTACAAAACGAAATGACCAAAATCAAATTAGCATAGCAGAGGGCTTTGTCACTGCCTCCTTAATTTTTGTTGTTGGGTCAATGGCTGTAATCGGTGCACTCGATAGTGGTCTTCGTAATGATCATAATGTATTAATTACAAAAGGATTAATAGATGGGTTTACATCCATTATTCTAGCATCCACTTTAGGCATTGGTGTATTGCTATCTGCCGTACCTGTTTTTGTTTATCAGGGATTAATCGCACTTTTTGCAGGCGTTATCAGTTCCTTTATACCTGATGCTGCACTACAAATGTACATTACAGAAATGACAGCTGTAGGCGGTGTTATGATTATGGCAATAGGGTTAAATATTGCTGGCTTAGCTAAGATCAAAGCTGCTAACTTGCTGCCAGGTATCGTCATTGTTGGTATTATGGTGGCTATCTTCTACACTTTTCAATGA
- the rplI gene encoding 50S ribosomal protein L9, which translates to MKVVFLKDVKGKGKKGEIKNVADGYAQNFLIKNGYAAEANAQALSQLDGQKKLEAKNAAAELAEAQALKEKLEALTVEVKAKSGEGGRLFGSVSTKQIADALQKVHGIKIDKRKMTLPDGIRALGFTNVPVKLHHEVSATLKVHVTEE; encoded by the coding sequence ATGAAAGTAGTATTTTTAAAAGACGTTAAAGGAAAAGGGAAAAAAGGTGAAATTAAAAATGTAGCTGATGGCTATGCACAAAATTTCCTGATTAAAAATGGCTATGCTGCTGAAGCAAATGCTCAAGCACTGAGTCAATTAGATGGACAAAAAAAATTAGAAGCTAAAAATGCAGCAGCTGAATTAGCTGAAGCACAAGCATTAAAAGAGAAATTAGAAGCGTTAACAGTTGAGGTAAAAGCAAAATCAGGTGAAGGTGGCCGCTTATTCGGCTCAGTATCAACAAAGCAAATTGCTGATGCATTACAAAAAGTACATGGCATTAAAATTGATAAACGTAAAATGACTTTACCTGATGGCATTCGTGCTCTTGGCTTTACAAATGTTCCTGTAAAATTGCACCATGAAGTATCAGCAACGTTAAAAGTACATGTAACGGAAGAATAA
- a CDS encoding YybS family protein, producing the protein MPNNQTKALVQGSMMVALFTILMLISAYVPFIFIVALLFAPLPIAWYSANYKRSSSILVAIVGCILTTITSGITMLPFAFILGLLGVIMGNAIYLKKSKLYLFMSTGIANLISMAMVYLAYVKLAGIDFISMSLEMVRKNYEQSNEFAKSVTGQVALQPEQLEAMLKTIELTMPATITISAFFAAFIIITLNLPALKRLGVDVPKFAPFQNMRLPRSILWYYMIVLCINLFMRPEAGSTLDIIVLNVSYILWILLILQGISFIHYFISKKGMPTGVKWVATVLAIPLSSFMILLGIVDLGFDVRALVKGKTKE; encoded by the coding sequence ATGCCGAATAATCAAACAAAAGCGCTTGTACAAGGCTCAATGATGGTTGCACTTTTTACAATATTAATGCTGATTTCTGCATATGTACCATTCATCTTTATAGTAGCTTTATTATTCGCCCCTCTACCGATTGCTTGGTATAGTGCAAATTACAAGCGTTCCTCATCAATACTCGTTGCAATAGTAGGCTGTATCCTAACCACTATCACGAGTGGAATAACCATGCTACCGTTTGCCTTTATTTTAGGGCTATTAGGTGTCATTATGGGTAATGCAATTTATCTGAAGAAAAGTAAGCTCTATTTATTTATGTCAACAGGGATTGCTAATCTAATCTCCATGGCAATGGTTTATCTTGCCTATGTAAAACTTGCAGGAATTGACTTCATTAGCATGAGTTTAGAAATGGTTCGTAAAAATTATGAACAATCTAATGAATTTGCAAAAAGTGTAACGGGGCAAGTAGCTTTACAACCAGAACAGCTTGAGGCGATGCTTAAAACAATCGAGCTGACGATGCCTGCAACGATAACAATATCAGCATTTTTTGCTGCATTTATTATCATCACGTTAAATTTACCAGCTTTAAAACGACTAGGAGTAGATGTACCGAAGTTTGCTCCGTTCCAAAATATGAGATTACCACGCTCTATTTTATGGTATTACATGATTGTTTTATGCATTAATCTGTTTATGCGTCCAGAGGCTGGTTCCACGTTAGATATAATTGTATTAAATGTTTCTTATATTTTATGGATTTTACTCATTCTACAAGGGATATCTTTTATCCATTATTTCATTTCTAAAAAGGGCATGCCAACGGGAGTAAAATGGGTAGCTACCGTATTAGCTATTCCGTTATCATCCTTCATGATTTTACTTGGTATTGTTGATTTAGGTTTTGACGTACGTGCACTTGTAAAGGGGAAAACTAAAGAATAA
- a CDS encoding mechanosensitive ion channel family protein translates to MEENKKLMERYWDKLTSEDLWESVINASLEILLILLASWIAVRLGKKFIKKVFLIRMRSPLNHSERRQRTIARLLQSVISYVVYFSAIIGILSSLEIKVAGLLAGAGIVGLAIGFGAQSLVKDVITGFFIIFEDQFGVGDYIKINAAEGTVVEIGLRTTKINGATGEQFIIPNGAIGEVVNYSVNNSKIFIDLQMATEADFEKAEAIINKYLETLPKMHKELIATPVFLGVQNVKGTEVTIRIAAETLPQQQYGVARSIRRDVTKLFEENNIPMAYPKMMFYGKEEGRSE, encoded by the coding sequence ATGGAAGAGAATAAAAAATTAATGGAGAGATACTGGGATAAGCTCACATCTGAGGACCTTTGGGAATCGGTTATTAATGCATCTTTAGAGATATTGCTCATTTTATTAGCATCATGGATTGCAGTAAGATTAGGTAAAAAATTTATTAAAAAAGTGTTTTTAATACGAATGCGTTCCCCATTAAACCACTCAGAGCGACGCCAACGAACAATTGCAAGATTATTACAAAGTGTGATTTCCTATGTTGTTTATTTCTCTGCAATTATTGGGATTCTTTCTTCCTTAGAAATAAAGGTAGCAGGTTTATTGGCTGGTGCAGGGATTGTTGGTTTAGCAATTGGTTTTGGCGCTCAAAGCTTAGTGAAGGATGTTATTACTGGATTCTTTATTATCTTTGAAGATCAGTTTGGTGTAGGGGATTATATAAAAATTAACGCAGCAGAAGGTACGGTTGTAGAAATTGGTTTACGTACAACGAAAATTAATGGTGCTACAGGTGAGCAATTCATCATTCCGAATGGTGCAATTGGTGAGGTCGTCAATTATTCTGTTAACAACTCCAAAATTTTTATAGATTTACAAATGGCTACTGAGGCTGATTTTGAAAAAGCAGAGGCAATAATTAATAAGTATTTAGAAACATTACCAAAAATGCATAAAGAGCTAATAGCGACGCCAGTATTTTTAGGTGTGCAAAATGTTAAAGGGACAGAGGTAACGATACGAATAGCTGCTGAAACATTACCGCAGCAGCAATATGGAGTAGCACGTAGTATTCGCCGTGATGTTACCAAACTTTTTGAAGAAAATAATATACCAATGGCCTATCCAAAAATGATGTTCTATGGGAAAGAAGAAGGGAGAAGTGAATAA
- the ychF gene encoding redox-regulated ATPase YchF: protein MALTAGIVGLPNVGKSTLFNAITKAGALAANYPFATIDPNVGIVEVPDARLDKLTELVVPKKTVPTAFEFTDIAGIVKGASKGEGLGNKFLAHIREVDAICQVVRCFVDENITHVSGAVDPIDDIEVINLELALADLESVDKRLQRVSKMAKQKDKEAMVEEPVLLKIKEQLENGKPARAAELSDDELKIIKGLHLLTIKPMLYVANVSEDEVADADNNEYVKKVREYASAEGAQVITICAKIEEEISELDDEEKTMFLEELGIKESGLDQLIRTSYDLLGLATYFTAGVQEVRAWTFRKGMKAPQCAGIIHTDFERGFIRAETVAYADLLEAGSQAAAKEAGKVRLEGKEYEVQDGDIMLFRFNV, encoded by the coding sequence ATGGCATTAACAGCTGGAATCGTTGGTTTACCTAACGTTGGAAAATCAACATTATTTAACGCAATTACAAAAGCGGGCGCATTGGCTGCAAACTATCCATTCGCAACGATTGATCCAAACGTTGGTATCGTTGAAGTACCTGATGCACGTTTAGATAAATTAACAGAATTAGTTGTACCGAAAAAAACTGTACCAACTGCATTTGAGTTCACAGATATCGCAGGAATTGTAAAAGGTGCTTCCAAAGGTGAAGGATTAGGGAATAAATTCCTTGCTCATATTCGTGAAGTAGATGCAATTTGTCAGGTTGTACGTTGTTTTGTAGACGAAAACATTACGCACGTATCTGGTGCAGTAGACCCAATTGATGATATAGAGGTTATTAATCTGGAGCTTGCACTTGCTGACTTAGAATCTGTAGATAAACGTTTACAACGTGTTAGCAAAATGGCAAAACAAAAAGATAAAGAGGCTATGGTGGAAGAGCCAGTTCTTCTAAAAATTAAAGAGCAATTAGAAAACGGTAAACCGGCACGTGCGGCTGAGCTTTCTGATGATGAACTAAAGATAATTAAAGGTCTTCATTTACTAACAATTAAACCAATGCTATATGTAGCAAACGTTTCAGAAGATGAAGTAGCAGATGCTGACAATAATGAGTATGTGAAAAAAGTACGTGAGTATGCTTCAGCAGAAGGTGCTCAAGTTATTACAATTTGTGCAAAAATCGAAGAAGAAATTTCTGAGCTTGATGATGAAGAAAAAACTATGTTCTTAGAAGAACTTGGAATTAAAGAATCAGGCTTAGATCAGTTAATCCGTACTTCTTATGATTTATTAGGATTAGCTACTTACTTCACTGCAGGCGTACAAGAGGTACGTGCATGGACGTTCCGTAAAGGGATGAAGGCGCCACAATGTGCAGGTATCATCCATACGGATTTTGAACGTGGCTTTATTCGGGCAGAAACAGTTGCTTATGCTGATCTATTAGAGGCAGGTTCTCAAGCAGCAGCGAAGGAAGCTGGTAAAGTACGTCTTGAAGGTAAAGAATATGAAGTACAAGATGGCGATATTATGCTGTTCCGCTTTAATGTATAA
- a CDS encoding DHH family phosphoesterase → MGTFRKRPIRYPLFVLSIFGIVTFVLLCIWNIGIGIGYGVGFILLMAYTWKVEKIAFEETEKHIESISFRMKKVGEEALLEMPIGILLVNEQYEIEWSNPYMQGILNMESLVGEGIVDLSDDIYVLMKTEETNEATITLSDRKYRVYYKKEERLLYFFDITEQIAIEKQYYADRTVIAILFVDNYDEITQAMDDQPRSLTNTMVTSIVNEWAAEHGVFVKRISSDRFLAVLNESILTELEKKKFAILDTIREKTAQKNLSLTLSIGVGAGSSSLVELGELAQSSLDLVLGRGGDQVAIKQPTGKLKFYGGKTNPVEKRTRVRARVISHALRDLIQDSDQVFVMGHKNPDMDSIGASVGVRKMAQMNDVKGYVIINFDELNGSVTRLMNEIESKSDFYENFLTPEEAAGKMTEKSLLVIVDTHKPNLVIDEHLLKLAEKVVVIDHHRRSEDFIENPTLVYMEPYASSTAELVTELLEYQPKRAKINMLEATALLAGIIVDTKSFTLRTGARTFEAASYLRTNGADTILVQRLLKEDVDTYIERSKIVQTVQFVKPGVAIAVGEESKVYDSVLIAQTADILLTMKDVSASFVIAHRADGKIGISARSLGEVNVQLIMERLGGGGHLTNAACQIEAKSIDGVKKHLEEAINEVFEGSSD, encoded by the coding sequence ATGGGGACTTTTAGAAAACGACCAATTCGCTATCCGCTTTTTGTTCTTTCCATATTTGGAATTGTGACGTTCGTGCTTCTATGTATTTGGAATATCGGGATAGGTATCGGTTATGGGGTAGGTTTTATTTTATTAATGGCCTACACATGGAAGGTAGAAAAGATTGCTTTTGAAGAAACTGAAAAGCATATTGAATCCATTTCCTTCCGAATGAAAAAAGTAGGCGAAGAGGCATTGCTTGAAATGCCTATCGGGATATTGCTCGTTAACGAGCAATATGAAATCGAATGGTCGAATCCATATATGCAAGGTATCTTAAACATGGAATCATTAGTGGGAGAAGGTATTGTCGATCTATCTGACGACATTTATGTATTAATGAAGACCGAGGAAACAAACGAGGCTACGATTACACTAAGTGATCGGAAATATCGTGTGTATTATAAAAAAGAGGAACGATTACTATACTTCTTTGATATAACAGAACAGATTGCCATTGAAAAGCAATACTATGCAGATCGTACAGTTATTGCTATCTTATTTGTCGACAATTATGATGAAATCACACAAGCTATGGACGACCAACCACGAAGTTTAACAAATACGATGGTTACGTCAATTGTCAATGAATGGGCTGCTGAGCATGGTGTATTTGTCAAACGAATATCATCAGATCGTTTTTTAGCGGTACTAAACGAATCTATTTTAACAGAGCTTGAAAAGAAAAAATTTGCTATTTTAGATACTATTCGAGAAAAAACAGCTCAGAAAAATTTATCATTAACATTAAGTATTGGTGTAGGGGCTGGATCATCATCACTAGTAGAGCTTGGTGAATTGGCACAATCGAGTCTAGATCTTGTATTAGGACGTGGCGGTGACCAAGTGGCGATCAAACAACCTACTGGAAAGCTTAAATTTTACGGTGGGAAAACGAATCCAGTTGAAAAGCGTACACGAGTTAGAGCTCGCGTCATTTCACACGCATTGCGTGATTTAATTCAAGACAGTGACCAAGTGTTTGTTATGGGACATAAAAATCCTGATATGGATTCCATAGGTGCATCTGTCGGTGTACGAAAAATGGCTCAGATGAATGATGTAAAAGGCTATGTCATTATAAACTTTGATGAATTAAATGGTAGTGTGACACGACTCATGAATGAAATTGAGAGTAAATCCGATTTCTATGAAAATTTCCTAACACCTGAGGAAGCCGCTGGGAAAATGACAGAAAAATCATTGCTCGTGATCGTGGACACTCATAAACCGAATTTAGTCATCGATGAACACTTATTGAAGCTAGCTGAAAAGGTTGTCGTAATCGACCACCATCGTCGAAGTGAGGACTTTATAGAAAATCCTACACTTGTTTATATGGAACCATATGCGTCATCGACGGCTGAGTTAGTGACAGAGTTACTAGAATATCAGCCGAAGCGTGCAAAGATCAATATGCTAGAGGCTACAGCGTTACTTGCAGGCATTATTGTCGATACCAAAAGCTTTACACTTCGAACAGGAGCACGTACATTTGAAGCGGCTTCTTATTTACGAACGAATGGTGCTGATACAATATTGGTGCAGCGTCTTTTAAAAGAAGATGTGGACACCTATATTGAGCGCTCCAAAATTGTGCAAACCGTGCAATTTGTAAAACCTGGAGTAGCTATTGCTGTAGGAGAGGAATCGAAAGTGTATGACTCTGTTTTAATTGCACAAACAGCAGATATTTTACTAACCATGAAGGATGTTAGTGCATCCTTTGTCATTGCACATCGAGCAGATGGAAAAATTGGTATAAGTGCACGATCTCTAGGGGAGGTCAATGTACAGCTCATCATGGAAAGGCTTGGCGGCGGTGGACATTTAACGAATGCTGCCTGTCAAATAGAGGCTAAATCCATTGATGGTGTGAAAAAACATTTAGAAGAGGCCATAAATGAGGTCTTTGAAGGGAGTTCTGACTAA
- a CDS encoding ParB/RepB/Spo0J family partition protein, whose translation MAKGLGKGIGALFPGESLEQSGQVEEIQLDLIVANPFQPRKIFDEESLQELADSIKEHGILQPIAVRKKGRKFEIVAGERRYRACLLAELEVIPVIIKELSDAQMMELAILENLQREDLTVIEEAEAYQSLMENLHLTQEELSKRLGKSRPHIANHVRLLALPEDVRKFMNDDTLSMGQGRALLGLKNKRRISEVANKVINLGLNVRQVEMLVQNLNEEVSRETIPPKKKDIFVSAKESQLRDYFGTNVQIKKTNNKGKIEIEFYSEDDLERILEILNLQEE comes from the coding sequence ATGGCTAAAGGTTTAGGAAAGGGTATTGGTGCACTATTTCCAGGAGAGTCTTTAGAGCAAAGTGGTCAAGTGGAAGAAATTCAATTAGATTTAATTGTGGCGAACCCCTTTCAACCTCGTAAAATTTTTGATGAAGAAAGTTTACAAGAGTTAGCAGATTCGATTAAAGAACATGGTATTTTGCAGCCAATTGCTGTGCGCAAAAAAGGGCGCAAATTTGAAATTGTTGCAGGGGAACGTCGTTATAGAGCCTGTCTGTTAGCTGAATTAGAGGTTATTCCTGTCATCATAAAAGAGCTATCAGATGCACAAATGATGGAGTTAGCTATTTTAGAAAATCTTCAACGTGAGGATTTAACCGTTATTGAAGAAGCGGAAGCCTATCAGAGTCTAATGGAAAACTTACATTTAACTCAAGAAGAATTATCGAAACGGTTAGGGAAAAGTAGACCACATATCGCTAATCATGTTCGGTTGCTTGCTTTACCAGAAGATGTACGTAAATTTATGAATGATGATACCTTATCGATGGGGCAGGGACGAGCATTACTTGGCCTGAAAAATAAAAGAAGAATCTCAGAAGTGGCTAATAAGGTCATTAATTTAGGGTTGAATGTACGTCAAGTTGAAATGCTAGTACAAAACTTAAATGAAGAAGTTTCACGTGAAACAATTCCACCAAAGAAGAAAGATATATTTGTATCAGCCAAGGAATCCCAATTACGAGACTACTTTGGAACAAATGTTCAAATCAAAAAAACAAATAATAAGGGGAAAATTGAAATTGAATTTTATTCTGAAGATGATTTAGAACGTATTTTAGAAATACTAAATTTACAGGAAGAATAA